The Dehalococcoidia bacterium genome has a segment encoding these proteins:
- a CDS encoding transglycosylase domain-containing protein, translating into MIRSYRYRRWRKDRRKRATHIATRPLMMLFAFPLLLVAFAGLVGTTIGMGYYADIGRNADPPEELINARGGGARIYDRNGTLLYEFLDPEYGMQREVALQEISPWVLDATMAAEDASFYSNPGVNVRGLVRAATENLRPGEDFLQGTGGSSITQQLVKQIYFTKEEREERSIERKVKEAILALEITQQYDKDQILEWYLNEIPYGGVLVGIEAASQGYFGVAAKDLTLGQAAFLAGLPQSPGQYDPFTQFDAAIARQRQVIDLMVKHDFIDAETGRWAKLEVITLNPKPLPFLAPHFVQYVAEYIRATFGERALTHGGLDVTTTLDLDLNTRVNEALEKYLQTYEGSSNGHNGSVVIINPPTGEILAMVGSRDYFREDIDGTVNNAVALNSPGSTLKPFTYATAFMQGWGPEWPIVDTPIDYREADGKVFSPRNPDGRTRGVMPVKQALGNSFNIPAFKTILWAGVDNVVATAKSMGITSLDRDLGPALTLGGVDVKLLDMVYAYGVFANNGVQVGVPATGALPAGNRELDPVPVLKITNRAGETVIDNSEPVHKFVIDPEYAYMITDVLSADENRQITYGRGSNLNIPGHRVAAKTGTSEPYETSRLIGDTWTFGYTPDVAVGVWIGNSDNSPMVNILSTTIAGSTWHDAMLLALEGRPPRDWVRPDGIVDATVCVPSGIVAQPNSGCRTVTGRFARQALENRAANWWGGQLVSGATQVSASAIPADIGGWKRYLADEYLRRYGGSRAPTRARQSAPPPQQQPPPQDPRAPDLPDGIGNGAGNGNGNGNGNRRQ; encoded by the coding sequence ATGATCCGCAGCTACCGATACCGGCGATGGCGCAAGGACCGCCGCAAGCGCGCGACCCACATTGCGACGCGCCCGCTGATGATGCTGTTCGCGTTCCCGCTGCTCCTCGTGGCGTTTGCGGGCCTGGTGGGCACGACGATCGGCATGGGCTACTACGCCGACATCGGCCGTAACGCCGATCCGCCGGAGGAACTGATCAACGCCCGTGGCGGCGGCGCCCGCATCTACGACCGCAATGGCACGCTGCTGTACGAATTCCTCGACCCCGAGTACGGCATGCAACGCGAGGTGGCGCTCCAGGAGATCTCGCCCTGGGTGCTCGATGCCACCATGGCAGCCGAGGACGCCAGCTTCTACTCCAACCCCGGCGTCAACGTCCGGGGGCTCGTGCGGGCTGCCACCGAAAACCTGCGTCCGGGCGAGGACTTTCTGCAGGGTACGGGCGGCAGCTCCATCACGCAGCAGCTCGTCAAGCAGATCTACTTTACGAAGGAAGAGCGCGAGGAACGCAGCATTGAGCGCAAGGTCAAAGAGGCCATCCTTGCGCTCGAGATCACGCAGCAGTACGACAAGGATCAGATCCTCGAGTGGTACCTGAACGAGATCCCCTACGGCGGCGTCCTCGTCGGCATTGAGGCCGCGTCGCAGGGCTACTTCGGGGTCGCCGCGAAGGACCTGACGCTCGGACAGGCCGCGTTCCTTGCGGGATTGCCGCAATCACCCGGCCAATATGACCCGTTCACGCAGTTCGACGCCGCCATCGCGCGGCAGCGCCAGGTCATCGACCTGATGGTCAAGCACGACTTTATCGATGCCGAGACCGGTCGCTGGGCGAAGCTCGAGGTCATAACGCTGAACCCGAAGCCGCTGCCGTTCCTCGCACCCCACTTCGTGCAGTACGTCGCCGAGTACATCCGCGCGACGTTCGGTGAGCGCGCGCTCACGCACGGCGGCCTCGACGTCACGACCACGCTCGACCTGGACCTGAACACGCGCGTCAACGAGGCGCTCGAGAAGTACCTGCAGACGTACGAGGGTTCCAGCAACGGCCACAACGGCTCCGTCGTGATCATCAATCCGCCGACCGGCGAGATCCTCGCCATGGTGGGCAGCCGCGACTACTTCCGCGAAGACATCGATGGCACGGTCAACAACGCCGTCGCCCTCAACTCGCCGGGCTCGACGCTCAAGCCCTTTACGTACGCCACTGCGTTCATGCAGGGTTGGGGTCCCGAGTGGCCAATCGTGGACACGCCGATCGACTACCGCGAAGCAGACGGCAAGGTGTTCTCACCGCGCAACCCGGACGGCAGGACGCGCGGCGTCATGCCGGTGAAGCAGGCGCTCGGCAACTCGTTCAACATTCCTGCTTTCAAGACGATCCTCTGGGCCGGCGTCGATAACGTCGTCGCGACGGCGAAGTCGATGGGCATCACGTCGCTGGACCGCGACCTCGGCCCCGCGCTCACGCTCGGCGGTGTCGATGTGAAGCTCCTCGACATGGTGTACGCCTACGGCGTGTTCGCGAACAACGGCGTGCAAGTCGGCGTCCCGGCGACCGGCGCCCTGCCGGCAGGCAACCGCGAGCTCGATCCCGTCCCGGTGCTCAAGATCACGAACCGCGCCGGCGAGACGGTCATCGACAATTCCGAGCCGGTGCACAAGTTCGTCATCGACCCGGAGTACGCCTACATGATCACGGACGTCCTTTCCGCCGACGAGAACCGGCAGATCACCTACGGCCGCGGCAGCAATCTGAACATTCCCGGCCACCGCGTCGCCGCCAAGACCGGCACGAGCGAGCCCTACGAGACCAGCCGCCTCATCGGTGACACCTGGACGTTCGGCTACACGCCGGATGTCGCCGTCGGCGTTTGGATCGGCAATAGCGATAACTCGCCCATGGTCAACATCCTCAGCACGACGATCGCCGGCAGCACGTGGCACGACGCGATGCTCCTCGCGCTCGAAGGCCGGCCGCCGCGTGACTGGGTGCGGCCTGACGGCATCGTCGATGCGACGGTCTGCGTGCCGAGCGGCATCGTCGCGCAGCCAAACAGCGGCTGTCGAACCGTGACGGGCCGTTTCGCGCGGCAGGCGCTCGAGAACCGCGCGGCCAACTGGTGGGGTGGCCAACTCGTCTCTGGCGCCACGCAGGTCAGCGCGTCCGCCATACCCGCCGACATCGGCGGCTGGAAGCGCTACCTGGCCGATGAGTACCTGCGCCGCTACGGAGGCTCGCGCGCGCCGACGCGTGCGCGGCAGTCGGCGCCGCCACCACAACAGCAACCGCCACCGCAGGACCCACGCGCACCCGACCTGCCCGATGGCATCGGCAACGGTGCAGGAAACGGAAACGGCAATGGCAACGGTAACCGGCGGCAATGA
- a CDS encoding response regulator transcription factor produces the protein MNTGPLVLAVDDEPGILRLIKLELTPQGFRVLTAENAAEALEIAQEYRPDIALLDIVMPDMSGLELMRELRERGDLPVILLTAKGSDTDKVRGLEMGADDYLAKPFSPDELSARVRAVLRRAVGSTAVDNIVRTDDVEIDLNHRLVRSGGELISLTRTEWMLMQHLAANAGKVMLNAELLSKVWGPEYRNDLQYLRVWVSRLRHKLEKDPSKPRLIKTFQGIGYMLDIPEPAAVTA, from the coding sequence ATGAACACAGGGCCCCTGGTACTGGCCGTCGACGACGAACCCGGCATTCTGCGGCTGATCAAGCTCGAGTTGACGCCGCAGGGCTTCCGCGTGCTCACCGCGGAGAACGCCGCGGAGGCGCTGGAGATCGCGCAGGAATACCGCCCGGACATCGCGCTGCTCGATATCGTGATGCCCGACATGAGCGGGCTTGAGTTGATGCGCGAGCTGCGTGAGCGGGGCGACCTGCCGGTGATCCTGCTCACGGCGAAGGGCAGTGACACCGACAAGGTGCGCGGTCTGGAGATGGGGGCCGATGACTACCTTGCCAAGCCGTTCAGCCCGGACGAATTGAGCGCACGCGTGCGCGCGGTGCTGCGCCGGGCCGTCGGATCGACGGCGGTGGACAACATCGTCCGCACCGACGACGTGGAAATCGACCTGAACCACCGGCTTGTACGGAGCGGCGGCGAGTTGATCTCCCTGACGCGCACGGAATGGATGCTCATGCAGCACCTGGCGGCGAACGCCGGCAAGGTCATGCTCAATGCGGAGCTATTGAGCAAGGTCTGGGGGCCGGAGTACCGCAACGACTTGCAGTACCTGCGTGTGTGGGTATCGCGGCTGCGCCACAAGCTGGAGAAGGATCCTTCCAAGCCGCGCCTGATCAAGACCTTCCAGGGCATCGGGTACATGCTCGACATTCCGGAACCGGCCGCCGTCACGGCCTGA
- a CDS encoding PAS domain-containing protein — MPGTSHPGTGRPATVEPQSESQLHALVEGIGAIVWECDADWRFTFVSHSAETILGYPIAAWYRGPEFWADHLHADDRERAIQLCLAACVDRRQFEQEFRMIAADGSEVWLHDVVSFAPGDALRLHGVMLDITERKRAELALTSSQERLRRAQGAASIGTFDWNVVTDELVWDGVESIHGLPPGSFGGTFEAYLRDIHPDDKDRVVSSIQGAVAAGSDVSIDYRIILPDGTMRWVEGNGRAIKDDEGHVVRLAGTCMDATARHEADDAIRFQAHLLDVISEAVIATGMDGRIRYWNRAAESLYGWRADEVAGRRIIDVTVPLTAVERADEIIDVVQRGILWTGEFECRTKDGGEVLVRVTDSPIVDNYGHVIGMIGVSRDIGAGRAAERALEASEEKYRTLANAIPAMVSLTGADGRGVFFNTRWYEYSGLSEEDTKTQSWRQILHPDDRDAIVPRWEASLSSGTPIEIEARLLRHDGEYRWHLGRTVPMFNDAGTVTAVLITAVDIHDRMEAERRIAELNAALERRLAELTTVLDVVPVGIGIAEDPECHVIRANPAFARLLGVAPSANTSMSAPDAKMPFTPMHHGLEVAPEDLPMQRAALRGETIADVELDVLREDGTMVHLLEYASPMRDADGAIIGSVGAFVDISQRAQADRSIRFLARASDVLNSTLNYEDTLRQLARVVVPELADWCGIDILDDEGGIRRLMLANADPERERRVREIGRQFPIDPGGNSVQARTMRTGTPQFFDDVTDAVIDESAENERQAELLKRAQIVSFACVPLIARGRVLGAITFITAESKRKLTEPDFALFRDLASRAAIAMDNARLFGEVQQRVEDLREANEAKDEFLGLVSHELRTPITTIFGNAQVLRRRDRELDEDSKRTAIGDIEQEADRLHRIVENMLTLARIETGQELVTEPVLLRRVAHRLADAHMLRFPRRRVNVEGSDRLSAAMAEPTYLEQVIRNLLSNAEKYSPADEPIDISIESRDGYVLVSVLDRGEGIDPDEVEDLFSAFYRSRRTSGQASGVGMGLAVCKRLVEAQSGYVWAQPREGGGSEIGFALPLVKEVT, encoded by the coding sequence ATGCCAGGAACGTCACATCCCGGGACCGGACGTCCTGCGACCGTCGAGCCGCAGAGTGAGTCTCAGCTTCATGCGCTCGTAGAGGGCATTGGGGCGATCGTCTGGGAGTGCGATGCGGACTGGCGATTTACGTTCGTCAGCCATAGCGCCGAGACGATCCTTGGCTATCCCATCGCCGCCTGGTACCGGGGTCCGGAGTTCTGGGCGGATCACCTCCACGCCGACGACCGCGAACGCGCCATCCAGCTATGCCTCGCCGCCTGCGTCGACCGCCGCCAATTCGAACAAGAGTTCCGCATGATCGCCGCCGATGGCTCGGAGGTCTGGCTTCACGATGTCGTGAGCTTTGCGCCGGGCGACGCGTTGCGGCTCCATGGCGTGATGCTCGATATCACCGAGCGCAAGCGGGCCGAACTCGCCCTGACGAGCAGCCAGGAGCGCTTGCGACGCGCCCAGGGCGCCGCCAGCATCGGCACGTTCGACTGGAACGTGGTGACGGACGAACTGGTCTGGGACGGTGTTGAATCCATCCACGGACTGCCGCCGGGCAGCTTCGGCGGCACGTTCGAGGCGTATCTGCGGGACATTCACCCCGACGACAAGGATCGCGTGGTGTCGTCGATCCAGGGGGCGGTTGCCGCCGGTAGCGATGTGAGCATCGACTATCGGATCATCCTGCCCGACGGCACGATGCGCTGGGTCGAAGGAAACGGGCGGGCGATCAAGGATGACGAGGGGCACGTCGTGCGCCTCGCGGGCACGTGCATGGATGCCACCGCCCGTCACGAAGCCGACGATGCGATTCGCTTCCAGGCGCACCTCCTCGACGTCATCAGCGAGGCGGTGATCGCCACCGGCATGGACGGCCGCATCCGCTACTGGAATCGCGCCGCGGAGTCCCTCTACGGCTGGCGCGCCGACGAAGTCGCCGGCCGGCGCATCATTGACGTGACGGTGCCGTTGACGGCGGTCGAACGCGCGGATGAGATCATCGATGTCGTGCAGCGGGGCATCCTGTGGACCGGCGAGTTCGAGTGCCGCACGAAGGACGGCGGCGAGGTGCTCGTCCGCGTGACGGACTCGCCGATCGTCGATAACTACGGCCACGTGATCGGCATGATCGGCGTCTCGAGGGATATCGGCGCGGGGCGTGCCGCGGAGCGCGCGCTGGAAGCGAGCGAAGAGAAGTACCGGACGCTGGCGAACGCGATTCCCGCCATGGTGTCGCTCACGGGCGCCGACGGGCGGGGAGTGTTCTTCAACACGCGCTGGTACGAATACAGCGGCCTCAGCGAAGAAGACACAAAGACGCAGAGTTGGCGCCAGATTCTGCATCCGGACGACCGCGACGCGATCGTCCCCCGGTGGGAAGCTTCGCTCAGCAGCGGCACTCCGATCGAGATCGAGGCGCGGCTGCTCCGACACGATGGTGAATATCGCTGGCACCTGGGCCGCACGGTGCCGATGTTCAATGACGCTGGCACCGTGACTGCTGTGCTCATCACTGCCGTCGATATTCACGACCGCATGGAAGCGGAACGGCGTATCGCGGAACTGAACGCGGCGCTCGAGCGGCGGCTGGCCGAACTGACGACCGTCCTCGATGTGGTGCCGGTAGGCATCGGCATCGCGGAGGACCCGGAGTGCCACGTCATACGGGCGAACCCGGCCTTCGCGCGCCTGCTCGGGGTTGCGCCGAGCGCCAATACGTCGATGTCTGCCCCCGACGCGAAGATGCCCTTCACACCGATGCATCATGGCCTTGAAGTCGCACCCGAAGATTTGCCGATGCAGCGTGCCGCCTTACGCGGAGAGACGATCGCCGATGTCGAACTCGACGTGCTGCGCGAGGATGGGACGATGGTACACCTGCTGGAGTACGCATCACCGATGCGTGACGCCGATGGAGCGATCATCGGGAGCGTCGGTGCGTTCGTCGATATCAGCCAACGCGCGCAGGCCGACCGCTCGATCCGCTTCCTTGCGCGCGCTTCGGACGTGCTCAATTCGACGCTCAACTACGAGGACACGCTGCGCCAGTTGGCGCGCGTCGTTGTGCCGGAGCTGGCCGACTGGTGTGGTATCGACATCCTGGACGACGAAGGCGGCATCCGCCGGCTGATGCTGGCGAACGCCGATCCTGAGCGCGAGCGGCGCGTGCGGGAGATCGGCCGGCAATTCCCGATCGATCCGGGCGGCAACTCGGTGCAAGCAAGGACGATGCGCACGGGCACGCCGCAGTTCTTCGATGATGTGACCGACGCTGTGATCGATGAGAGCGCCGAGAACGAGCGGCAGGCAGAACTTCTCAAGCGGGCCCAGATCGTTTCGTTCGCGTGCGTACCGCTGATCGCGCGCGGGCGCGTGTTGGGCGCGATCACGTTCATCACGGCCGAGTCCAAGCGGAAGCTCACCGAGCCGGACTTCGCGCTGTTCCGCGACCTTGCGTCACGCGCCGCGATCGCCATGGACAATGCGCGCCTGTTCGGCGAGGTGCAGCAGCGCGTCGAGGACCTGCGCGAGGCGAACGAAGCCAAGGACGAATTCCTGGGCCTGGTGTCACACGAGCTGCGCACACCGATCACGACGATCTTCGGGAACGCGCAGGTGCTGCGGCGGCGCGATCGCGAACTGGACGAAGACAGCAAGCGGACGGCGATCGGCGATATCGAGCAGGAGGCGGACCGGCTGCACCGGATCGTCGAGAACATGCTGACGCTGGCGCGCATCGAGACGGGGCAGGAGCTGGTGACGGAGCCGGTGTTGTTACGGCGCGTCGCGCATCGGCTGGCTGACGCGCACATGCTGCGCTTCCCGCGGCGGCGCGTGAATGTCGAAGGTTCTGACCGGCTCTCTGCCGCGATGGCCGAGCCGACGTACCTAGAGCAGGTGATCCGCAACCTGCTCAGCAATGCGGAGAAGTACAGCCCGGCGGACGAGCCGATCGACATCTCTATCGAGTCTCGGGACGGGTATGTATTGGTCAGCGTGCTGGACCGGGGAGAGGGCATCGATCCGGATGAGGTGGAGGATTTGTTTTCGGCGTTCTACCGCTCACGGCGCACGTCAGGCCAGGCGTCGGGAGTGGGTATGGGACTCGCGGTTTGCAAGCGGCTGGTAGAAGCGCAATCCGGCTACGTATGGGCGCAACCGCGGGAAGGCGGCGGATCCGAAATCGGCTTCGCGCTTCCGCTAGTGAAAGAGGTGACGTGA
- a CDS encoding M28 family peptidase: MIAGEHVPDETRIYAWIEEVFAQGVRRPGYPADRWAEQWAQERFRAFGLERVRAEPVDMHSWEPEETSLLVRGDDGAEIDAPCFALPHCARTDGLDARLMAYDADAPERVRGAISLYDMPLVRVPHGYYRHIATWTFDPDGSFDDGWQMVPFGREFQDAMEPSMAAGAIGFVGVLREYPGDSFQYYVPYDGKERAVPGVWISGSDGVRVRAMLAAGRVQARVVVRARRERITSYNIIGELAGADDETVIIGSHHDGPWSSAVEDASGVAMVLAQAAYWSRVPDRERPHRLTFLLNAGHMAGGAGQFAFVQSHAADLERLVLELHLEHAANEFAEVDGVLRATGRPEARWWFTSRIERLEAAVRGAIEAEDLRRSYILPPDAFGPKPTTDAADFYPAGVPVVNFLVAPFYLFDAMDTLDKIDRPGLVPITRAAIRIVESTAGVSAAQFRQEDRRRPA; the protein is encoded by the coding sequence GTGATCGCCGGCGAACATGTCCCGGACGAAACGCGGATCTACGCCTGGATCGAGGAGGTGTTCGCGCAGGGCGTGCGCCGTCCGGGCTATCCGGCCGATCGATGGGCGGAGCAGTGGGCGCAGGAGCGGTTTCGCGCGTTCGGGCTGGAACGCGTGCGCGCGGAGCCCGTCGACATGCACTCGTGGGAGCCAGAGGAGACATCGCTCCTGGTGCGCGGCGACGATGGCGCCGAGATCGACGCGCCGTGCTTTGCGCTTCCGCACTGTGCGCGCACGGACGGGCTCGACGCGCGACTAATGGCGTATGACGCCGATGCGCCGGAGCGCGTGCGGGGGGCGATCTCGCTGTATGATATGCCGCTCGTGCGCGTGCCGCATGGCTATTACCGGCACATCGCCACGTGGACATTCGATCCGGACGGCAGCTTCGACGACGGATGGCAGATGGTGCCGTTTGGCCGCGAGTTCCAGGATGCGATGGAGCCGTCGATGGCGGCCGGTGCGATCGGGTTCGTGGGCGTGCTGAGGGAGTATCCGGGCGACTCGTTTCAATACTACGTGCCCTATGACGGGAAGGAGCGTGCGGTCCCGGGCGTCTGGATCAGCGGCAGCGATGGCGTACGCGTTCGCGCGATGCTCGCTGCGGGGCGGGTGCAGGCGCGGGTCGTCGTGCGGGCGCGGCGTGAACGCATCACGTCGTACAACATCATCGGCGAGTTGGCGGGCGCGGACGACGAGACGGTCATCATCGGGTCGCATCACGACGGGCCCTGGTCGTCGGCGGTCGAAGACGCATCGGGGGTCGCGATGGTGCTGGCGCAGGCGGCGTACTGGTCGCGCGTGCCGGATCGCGAGCGGCCGCATCGGCTGACGTTTCTGCTGAACGCCGGGCATATGGCGGGTGGGGCGGGGCAATTCGCATTCGTGCAGTCGCACGCCGCCGACCTCGAGCGTTTGGTGCTGGAACTGCACCTCGAGCACGCGGCAAACGAATTCGCCGAGGTGGACGGCGTGCTGCGCGCCACCGGCCGGCCTGAGGCGCGCTGGTGGTTCACGTCGCGCATCGAGCGGCTGGAGGCAGCCGTGCGCGGTGCGATCGAGGCGGAAGATCTGCGCCGGTCGTACATCCTGCCGCCGGACGCGTTCGGCCCGAAGCCGACGACGGACGCCGCGGACTTCTACCCGGCGGGCGTGCCGGTGGTGAACTTCCTGGTGGCGCCGTTTTACCTGTTCGACGCGATGGACACGCTCGACAAGATCGACCGTCCGGGCCTCGTGCCGATCACCCGTGCGGCGATCCGGATCGTCGAGTCCACGGCCGGCGTCTCCGCCGCGCAGTTCCGGCAGGAGGACCGTCGAAGGCCGGCTTGA